The following are from one region of the Rickettsiales bacterium genome:
- the nuoE gene encoding NADH-quinone oxidoreductase subunit NuoE — protein KEAKKHIAKYPQGRQASAVIPLLEIAQKQNDNWLPIAAMEHVAEILEMPQIRVMEVATFYTMFNLSPVGKHHIQLCGTTPCWLRGAEDIKNLCKKKLKIDLGDTTKDKLFTLSEVECLGSCANAPMIQINDDFYEDLDVKSMTKILDDLTQGKKVKKGSQIGRKSSEVLHD, from the coding sequence AAAAGAAGCAAAAAAGCATATTGCTAAATATCCTCAAGGACGTCAGGCAAGCGCGGTTATTCCTCTGCTTGAAATTGCTCAAAAGCAAAATGACAATTGGCTGCCCATTGCTGCTATGGAACATGTGGCAGAAATTTTAGAAATGCCACAAATAAGAGTGATGGAAGTAGCCACTTTCTACACTATGTTTAATCTAAGCCCCGTTGGAAAACATCATATTCAATTATGTGGAACCACACCTTGCTGGCTTCGTGGAGCAGAAGATATCAAAAATCTATGTAAGAAAAAGTTAAAGATTGATCTAGGCGACACCACTAAAGACAAATTATTCACCCTCTCTGAAGTGGAATGCTTGGGCTCTTGTGCCAATGCACCAATGATTCAAATTAATGATGATTTTTATGAAGATTTAGACGTTAAATCAATGACAAAGATTCTTGATGATTTAACTCAAGGAAAGAAAGTGAAGAAAGGCTCACAAATTGGACGTAAGTCTTCTGAAGTACTGCATGACTAA